CAGCGCCGGGCGGTGGAGCTCCGGCGGGAGGTTCAGTCCGTACACGAGCTCCGCGTGGTAGTGTGCCCCGGGGTCTTCACGCGCCGCGGCGTCGACGACGTCGTCGCGGACGAACGATACTGCGGGCGGGACGTCGAACTCGGTCACGTCGACGGCGGTGACCGACACACCCCGTTCGGCGAGGCCGACCGCGACCTCCGGGCGGCGGCCGATCCCGATTTCGACCGCCGCTCCGTACGTCGAAAACCGGGAGACTACGGCGGTATCACGCGGCGTATTCACGGCGGGGTATTTATTAATCCGCCGCGCTTAAGCCCTTCTATGCTCGTCGACATCGTGCCGATCGGGGACCTCTCCGCGCGA
This DNA window, taken from Halobellus sp. LT62, encodes the following:
- a CDS encoding UPF0146 family protein is translated as MNTPRDTAVVSRFSTYGAAVEIGIGRRPEVAVGLAERGVSVTAVDVTEFDVPPAVSFVRDDVVDAAAREDPGAHYHAELVYGLNLPPELHRPALAVATAVDADFLFTTLGYDSPAVPCSTESLPEGETLYVARERK